A stretch of Pseudomonas sp. 7SR1 DNA encodes these proteins:
- a CDS encoding cell envelope protein SmpA: MPICRYLFLLFCLPLCASGQTVHRCEDAAGHITFTTLSCKPQESLSLQQIHSFTPGTSEPLLPETEHRSLPLPKTRRQEPTIVGQFEDSCANVISARQRREAIMNKRIVAGMSQQDVESALGKPDSIKIRNSTTRYTYKVKNGRGAEIVFDEKGCVKGKS; encoded by the coding sequence ATGCCCATTTGTCGTTATCTTTTTTTACTTTTCTGCCTGCCCTTGTGCGCCAGCGGACAGACTGTGCATCGCTGCGAAGACGCCGCCGGCCACATCACCTTCACCACCTTGAGCTGCAAACCGCAAGAGAGCCTGTCGCTGCAGCAGATCCACTCATTCACCCCGGGTACGAGCGAACCACTGCTGCCCGAAACCGAACACCGCTCCCTCCCCCTCCCCAAGACCAGGCGCCAGGAACCGACAATTGTCGGTCAGTTCGAAGACAGTTGCGCCAATGTGATCAGCGCCAGGCAACGCCGGGAAGCGATCATGAACAAGCGAATCGTCGCCGGAATGAGCCAGCAGGACGTAGAAAGCGCTCTCGGCAAACCGGATTCGATCAAGATTCGTAATTCCACCACCCGCTACACCTACAAAGTGAAGAACGGCCGTGGTGCAGAGATCGTGTTTGACGAGAAAGGCTGTGTGAAGGGTAAATCGTAG